Below is a window of Candidatus Dormiibacterota bacterium DNA.
CGGTCTTTTGCGCGCAAGCACTCGGCGAGATAGAGCGGCACGACGACGCCGATCAGCCCAGCGCTGGTTCCTTGCAGTAGCCGTCCGAAGACGAGCGTACCGTAGTCGTGCGAGAGGGCGATGAGCGGAACGCTGACGACGAACATGCAGCCGCTGGCGGCCATCAGGTACTTTCGCCCGATCCAATCTGCCAAGACGCCCGCAAAGAGCACCGCGACGACGCTCCCCAACAGCACCGCGGCGACGATGAACGAGAGCTGCTCGGCACTAAACCCGGAGGTATCGGCCAGATAGGGCAGCGCTCCAGCGATGACCCCAACGTCGATGCCGAAGAGCAATCCGCCTAGGCCGGCTACGATCAGCATCAAGCGGTTGTAGCCGGTGTGGGTTAGCTGCACGCAGGGCCCCTTTCAAAGATGAGTCGACGCAATGCTAGGATCATCCGCCCTGGATGACCACACGTCGTGAGGCCGCGCGCCACACGAGATGCGACAGGCCGGCGAAGGCGAGTAACCACGCGCATTGGATTCCAAGGCTGGGCATCCACGCGGTGCGTGGAATGATGCCGACGTAAATCAGCAGCGGCGTGGAATAGACGGCCGCGAACGGCAGCCCGAACACGAGCCGTCCGAGCACTCCGGGAAAGAACGTCAACGGAATGATCTGCCCGCTGAGCAGGTCGGAGACCCAGCGCACGATCATTTGAATCGCAAAGGTCTCCAGCGTCCAAAAAGCGATCGTGTTCATCAAAAAATTGATGAAGAAATTCACGCAGTACCCGAGCAGAAACGAGAGCGCGAAGACGGCGAGCGTCGCCGGCGGCGGGACGTCGATGTGCACGAGCAGCAGAGCGCAGGCGAGCGAAGGAACGACCAAGAGCGCGTGGAGGAGCGTCTGCCCGACGCCGTCGCTGAAGAAGTAGGTCGGGAGGCTGATCGGTTTCATCAGATCGGTGGCGATCGTGCCCTCGCGAATCTTCTCGCGAATCAAGCGGGTCCCGTCGACTTCCAAAATCAACGACATCAAGAGCGCGACGGTCGCATAGGTGATCATCCCATGCAGCGGGAGCCCGATCGGCGCTATATTCTGCGCGTAGAGCGCGGTCCAGAGCGAGCGCAGAATATACACGCGCAGCACGAGCGATCCCACCTCGGTGAGAACCTCGAGGCGATAGGTAGCCTCGCGAGCAAAGGCCTTTTTCGCGAACTCGACATACGGTTCGAAGTGGCGGGCTGCGATCATCGAGCGAGCCTTAGCGTGACGGCTTTTTCTTGAGCGACTCGGCGCGGCGGTGCTCCATCTCTTGCAATTCGAGCATCATCGCATCGACCACGCCGTCGACTTCCGCAATCTGCGCCTTTGGCGGCTCGTCGCCGGCGCTGCGCCGCGGCGAGCTTTTCGTGGTGTGGGTCCCATCGCCGACCGGTGCGTCCTGCGCGTGCGCCTTGCGCAAGAACCGGGCGTATGCCGTGGCCGCTTGTGCGCGTACGTCCTCGCCGGCCTCCAGATTGAATACCGTCTCAAAAAAGTTTAAAGCTTCGTGAACTTCCGCCGCGTGCTCCGGGCTCACGATCCGAGCCGGATCGCCGTACGCGATGTGCTGCATCGGAACGCGCGTCCCCGGCGCCACAACGGTTGAAATGTGGACGGTCGCGCCCAGAGCGACGCTGGAACGCTCGCCGATTCGCGCACCATTGAAGATCCGCGCGCCGCTCGCGATGAAGCATCCGGCGGAAATCGAGGCTCCGACGACGTAGGCGTGTGGGCCGACGATGCAGCGCTCGCCGATCCGAACCGGAAAGTTCAGCGCGCTGCCGCCGCTCGATTTCACCACGGCCTGTTCCATGATGACGCACTCCGCCCCGATCGCGATCGGTGCCCCTTCGGCCGTAACGACCGCGCCGTGAAGGATCGCGCAGCCCGCCTCGATGGTCACGTCTCCGCTGACCACGGCGGTCGGGGCCACATAGGCGCTCGAATGAATCTTCGGTTTCTTGGTGCCGCTCGAAAAAATCATGTGAGGCTCTCCACGTTCGGACGCTCGTATCCTTCGACATAGATCCGCCGGATGATCGATTCGAGGTCGGGCTCCTCGATACTCACATCCTCTACCCGATAGGTCTCGCTCGCGAGGCGAATCAGCAGGTCGGCTCGCTGGGCGTTGCGGTCGAAGCGAAAGCGGGCGGTGATGCCGTCCGATTCGACCAGCTCGGCCCCGTTCAAGAACGGTGCGCCGACCGGCTCCGCAAAGCGGAAGACCAGGGTGCGAAAGCGTCCGTACTCGCCTTTGATTCGCTCGAGATCCCCATCAAAAATGATGGTGCCGCGATCGATCAAGATGATACGCCGGCACAATCGCTCCACGTCGGCGAGATCGTGGGTGGTGAGGATCACGGTCGTTCCGCGCTCCGCGTTGATGCGCGCGATGAAATCGCGGATCGCGTCCTTTGCCACCACGTCCAGGCCGATGGTCGGTTCGTCGAGATAGATGATCTTCGGATCGTGGAGCATCGCCGCGGCGAAATCGCCGCGCATGCGTTGCCCGAGCGAGAGCTGGCGGACGGGCGTGCGTAGAAATTCGTCCATGGCCAGCAGTTCGATGAATGCGTCGAGGTTGCGGCGGTACTGCGGGCGCGGAATGCCGTAGATGGCGCGCAGGAGCTCGAAGGATTCGATCAGCGGCAAATCCCAGTAGAGCTGGCTGCGCTGGCCGAAGACGACGCCGATGTTGCGGGCGTTTTCCTGGCGTCGCTCGTACGGTACGATACCCGCTACGCGCACCTCGCCGGAGCTAGGCACGAGGATGCCGGTGAGCATCTTGATGGTCGTCGACTTTCCGGCTCCGTTGGGGCCGATGTATCCCACCAATTCGCCCGGTTCGAGCGCCATCGTCACGCTGTCGACCGCGACGCGTTCCTCGTGCTCGCGCGAAAAGAGTGTCCGAACCGCGCCGAAGGGCCCCGGAATTCTGCGGACGGTGCGGAAGACTTTGCGCAGCTCATGCGTCTGGATGATCGGCGGCACCCGTCTGGCTTCGAAGTGCGGATGCCCGGCTCCCCGCACGTGTGGGAACCTACGGAGTAACCGCTGTGATCGTGACGATTTCGAATCAGTACGGTGCAGGCGCGGTCGCGATCGGGCACCGCGTCGCCGCGCGTTTGGGATATGCGTTGGTCGATCGTGAGCTGCCGATCATCGTAGCCAAGCGCATGCGCACCACGCCGGAAGAAGTGGAGGCCGTAGAGGATGTCGGCCGATCGCTTGGGGAGCGATTGCTCTCGAGTTTGGAGATGTCGACCCCCGAGGTCAACGCGGCCCATTTCGGCGAGAGTTTCGACGAGGAGTATCTGCGTGAGGTCCAGGAGGCGGTACGGGAGTACGCGGCGCGGGGAGACACGGTCGTCATCGGGCGCG
It encodes the following:
- a CDS encoding MFS transporter, encoding MQLTHTGYNRLMLIVAGLGGLLFGIDVGVIAGALPYLADTSGFSAEQLSFIVAAVLLGSVVAVLFAGVLADWIGRKYLMAASGCMFVVSVPLIALSHDYGTLVFGRLLQGTSAGLIGVVVPLYLAECLRAKDRGKGTGMFQWMLTFGFVVAGLITVYFSYRLGYVAQTGDAAAIFAFKNHAWRNTFWVSLPAGV
- a CDS encoding ABC-2 family transporter protein, with product MIAARHFEPYVEFAKKAFAREATYRLEVLTEVGSLVLRVYILRSLWTALYAQNIAPIGLPLHGMITYATVALLMSLILEVDGTRLIREKIREGTIATDLMKPISLPTYFFSDGVGQTLLHALLVVPSLACALLLVHIDVPPPATLAVFALSFLLGYCVNFFINFLMNTIAFWTLETFAIQMIVRWVSDLLSGQIIPLTFFPGVLGRLVFGLPFAAVYSTPLLIYVGIIPRTAWMPSLGIQCAWLLAFAGLSHLVWRAASRRVVIQGG
- a CDS encoding gamma carbonic anhydrase family protein, with the translated sequence MIFSSGTKKPKIHSSAYVAPTAVVSGDVTIEAGCAILHGAVVTAEGAPIAIGAECVIMEQAVVKSSGGSALNFPVRIGERCIVGPHAYVVGASISAGCFIASGARIFNGARIGERSSVALGATVHISTVVAPGTRVPMQHIAYGDPARIVSPEHAAEVHEALNFFETVFNLEAGEDVRAQAATAYARFLRKAHAQDAPVGDGTHTTKSSPRRSAGDEPPKAQIAEVDGVVDAMMLELQEMEHRRAESLKKKPSR
- a CDS encoding ATP-binding cassette domain-containing protein; translation: MPPIIQTHELRKVFRTVRRIPGPFGAVRTLFSREHEERVAVDSVTMALEPGELVGYIGPNGAGKSTTIKMLTGILVPSSGEVRVAGIVPYERRQENARNIGVVFGQRSQLYWDLPLIESFELLRAIYGIPRPQYRRNLDAFIELLAMDEFLRTPVRQLSLGQRMRGDFAAAMLHDPKIIYLDEPTIGLDVVAKDAIRDFIARINAERGTTVILTTHDLADVERLCRRIILIDRGTIIFDGDLERIKGEYGRFRTLVFRFAEPVGAPFLNGAELVESDGITARFRFDRNAQRADLLIRLASETYRVEDVSIEEPDLESIIRRIYVEGYERPNVESLT
- a CDS encoding cytidylate kinase-like family protein; the encoded protein is MIVTISNQYGAGAVAIGHRVAARLGYALVDRELPIIVAKRMRTTPEEVEAVEDVGRSLGERLLSSLEMSTPEVNAAHFGESFDEEYLREVQEAVREYAARGDTVVIGRAAALILGRRPDVLRVFMHAPRDWRIENVARDLALERATAQAEVDRIDRARKAHLRDWYDAEFGNPKHYDLSIDTAAFGEEGSAALIVAAVAARS